A genome region from Populus alba chromosome 5, ASM523922v2, whole genome shotgun sequence includes the following:
- the LOC118056984 gene encoding DNA damage-repair/toleration protein DRT102: protein MAETTVSSTATTTPPPLPLKIIAGADSFGCSLKDTLVSHLRSLNIEVEDLGTSSYYSIAAEVGRLVSAASTTPSSPTPEIRGLVACGTGVGVSIFANKFPGVFAATCLSTADAANSRSINNSNVLAVSGMATSPDSAIEILDTWLKTPFKSPCPASNSAPWGEEIESFLDNSLREMPVIGAKLSDTKQQEEGSINTSACALCCLVKNRKLDPIEIIPGGAMKIVRESPTSAIVSFKAGSVEPAHHHTFGHDLVVLKGSKRVWNLSKKAKYDLVVGDYLFTPAGDVHRVKYFEDTEFFIKWEGKWDIFFDEEMEVAKSEIEKEAEDGFELVK, encoded by the coding sequence ATGGCCGAAACCACCGTCTCTTCCACCGCCACGACAACCCCCCCTCCCCTCCCTCTCAAGATAATAGCTGGAGCAGACTCTTTCGGCTGCTCCCTCAAAGACACACTGGTCTCTCACCTCCGTTCCCTCAACATAGAAGTAGAAGACCTCGGCACTTCCTCCTACTACTCAATCGCCGCCGAAGTGGGCCGCCTTGTCTCCGCTGCGTCCACTACCCCATCATCCCCAACCCCAGAAATCCGCGGCCTTGTAGCGTGCGGCACTGGTGTCGGTGTCTCCATCTTTGCCAACAAATTCCCTGGCGTCTTCGCTGCAACCTGCCTTTCCACTGCAGACGCCGCCAACTCCCGATCCATCAACAACTCCAACGTCCTTGCCGTCTCCGGCATGGCAACATCCCCGGACTCCGCCATAGAAATCCTCGACACTTGGCTTAAAACCCCTTTTAAGTCTCCTTGTCCCGCCTCGAACTCTGCTCCATGGGGGGAAGAAATAGAATCCTTCTTGGACAATTCGCTCAGAGAGATGCCTGTAATTGGTGCAAAACTTTCTGATACTAAACAACAAGAGGAGGGAAGTATAAACACAAGCGCGTGCGCACTCTGCTGCCTGGTGAAAAACAGAAAATTAGACCCCATCGAGATTATTCCTGGCGGGGCAATGAAGATAGTGAGAGAGAGCCCGACATCAGCTATAGTAAGTTTCAAAGCAGGGAGTGTAGAGCCTGCACATCATCATACCTTTGGGCATGATTTGGTGGTGTTAAAAGGGAGTAAAAGGGTGTGGAATTTGAGTAAGAAAGCAAAATATGATCTGGTTGTTGGCGATTATTTGTTCACACCGGCCGGAGATGTGCATAGAGTGAAGTATTTTGAGGATACTGAGTTTTTTATCAAGTGGGAAGGGAAATGGGACATTTTCTTTGATGAAGAGATGGAGGTTGCTAAGAGTGAAATTGAGAAGGAAGCAGAGGATGGGTTTGAGTTGGTTAAGTAA